GGGCCAGAGCACGAGGAACTACGGGATCGACGGCGGCGAGGTGGACTTGAAAGTCCGGGAACCGAAGCTTGAAGGAACGGTCTCCGCGGTCTGGGAAGACGCCGACGGTGACCGCTTCGCCAGCGCAGGCGATCCTGTTACGTACACCTACACCGTGGGCAACGCCGGCAATGTGGCGCTGACGGGGCTTGAGGCGACAGGCTCTGGAATCACTGAAACTGCCCTGGCTATTGGCGGCACGGCGACCGCCACGCGGGTCCATGTGCTCACTGCAGAGGACGTCGTGGCCGGAAGCCTCGCCGCCGTCAGTTTCGATGCGACGGCGCACAACGGCACCAAAGAAGTGGCGGCCACTGCCGAAGGCGAGGCGTTGGCCCTTAGAGTCCAGCCCGCAAAACCGGATACCGAGCCCGCTCTGACTGTCCAGGACTTCGATGGCCAAACGCCGTCGTTTGATCTGGGCACGGGGGAGAAGTATCGCAATGGCCAGAAAGTGACTTTGAAGGGCTTGGAATACGGGCAGTGGTACTACGTTTATCTGAACAAGGACAGTTACCGTCTGGGATGGATCTTTCCCACCACGGATAACACCGTGGAATTCATTCTTCCATCGGACGTAAAGAATGGCCGGGACGATGTTGTGGTCCTGGATAAGGACGGCGCGCAGGTCTCGTTTGATCGCCTGCAGGTGACGCCAAAGGGCTAGCACAACGCTTGGGCAAAACAGCGGACCGCAGAAAGTTTCCTGCGGTCCGCTGTTTGCCGTCATATGACCTAAATTTGATGCGGCGACAAGACAAATTTCATGAAGTGTGCTGTATGTCATATTTTGCTCTCAGTCTGTACTCTGTGACTCGACTGGTTGCGCATTTTTGACAAGACCTGTCACGAACGCAGCGATTCAAATGTTGACAGGCCTTGGCGATGGAGCCCGGGCCTCACTCAGTGAAAGGTGCTATCACTCGTGAAATCACAAGGAAAGAGCTTCGTCAGAAGCGGGGGGCTTCGAAAGGCAGCGGCTCTCGCCGTGGGCTTGCCGTTGCTGCTCTCTTCCGTGGCGTTGCCGGCCCAGGCAGCTCCCTCGCCGGAGACCGTGTCCGGGAATCTGGCAGGCGTGGCCAAGAAGAACCTTGACCCCAGCGCCTACAAGGATGGCCGCTACATGGTTGTCCTGGCAGAAAAGCCTGCGGCAATTTACGACGGCGGTACCCCTGGTCTTGCGCCCACCAAGCCGGAAGAGGGCAAGAAGCTCGATTCCGGCAGCGTCGAGGTGAAGGAATACCAAGAACACTTGCAACAGGCGCAGCAAGAAGTTGCGCAGCAGGAAAACGTCACCATTGAGCGCGACTTCACCACCGCCGTCAACGGCTTCAGCGCCAACCTGACGGCAGACCAGGCCATCAATCTGGCCAAAGACCCGAAGGTCCTCATGGTAGCGCCGGACACGCAGTACGCACCGGACTACTCCACCACTGATTTCCTGAAACTCAGCGGCCCCAATGGCACTTGGGCCACACAATACGGAGGCCAGGAGAACGCCGGCAAGGGCACCGTTGTTGGCGTTATCGACACCGGCTACACCCCCTCTAATCCGTTTTTTGCAGGCGAACCGGTCGGTCCCCTGGTCGGCAGCCCCCAGGTTGGCGTCCCTTATAAGACCGCTGACGGCAAAATCGCCATGCTGAAGGCAGATGGCGACACCTTCATCGGCGAGTGCCAGCCCGGTACGGACACAGGCGGCGACTACGACGGCAGCGCCTGCAACTCCAAGGTGCTCAGCACCCACTACTTCGCGGACGCCTTCCTGCAAACTGTTGCGCCGGAAAACCGCGCCCCCGAGGAAGTCATCTCGCCCGTTGATGTGGATAGCCACGGCACCCACACCGCAAGCACCGCGGCCGGCAACGGCAATGTGGACGCCGTAGTGGACGGCCGCAGCTTCGGTATCACCAGCGGCATCGCTCCGGCCGCCAAGCTCTCCATCTACAAGGTCTGCTGGGAAGACACAGATCCCACAACGGGTGGCTGCTACGGCTCGGCTTCGGTAGACGCCATTGAGCAGGCCATCCTGGACGGCGTGGATGTCCTGAATTACTCCATTTCCGGTTCCAGCACATCCACCACCGATCCCGTATCGCTGGCGTTCCTGTCTGCTGCGTCGGCCGGGATTTTCGTGGCAACCTCTGCCGGAAACTCCGGGCCAACGGCCAGCACCGTGAACCACGGAGCACCTTGGTTGACTACAGTGGCCGCCACCTCTTTCTCGCAGGAACTTCAGGGCACCGTTGAATTCTCCGATGGCAGCAAGTTCCGCGGAGCGAGCATCATGAACCACGAGGTGAGCGGGGCCGGCGTCGTGCTTTCCACCAACGCTGCAAGCGGTGAAGGTGACGCGGCTCTGTGTGCTCCCGGGTCCCTTGATCCCGCCAAGATCGTGGGCAAGGTTGTGGTGTGCAACCGTGGCGTGGTTGACCGCACGGCCAAGAGCGCGGAGGTCCTTCGAGGCGGTGGCGTGGGAATGATCCTGGTCAACCTGACGGAATCGTCGCTGGACACGGACAAGCACGCTGTTCCCACCGTCCACGTGAACCCTCCGGCCACGCAGGCCATCAAGGACAAGGTCGCGGCCAACCCGGCCATCACCGTGTCCCTGCTGAACCACGACACCACGGGCCTGCCCCTGGAGGCGCAGCCGCAGATCGCCGGATTCTCGTCCCGCGGTCCGTTGCTGGCAACGGATTCAGACCTTCTGAAGCCCGACGTGTCAGCACCCGGCGTCGCAATCCTCGCAGGCGTTTCACCCATCGGAACCGGTGGCGACAACTTTGGCTTCCTGTCCGGAACGTCCATGGCGTCACCGCACGTGGCCGGGTTCGGGGCACTGATCCTGGGCAAGAACCCGCTGTGGTCCCCGGCAACGGTGAAGTCCGCCATGATGACCACCGCTGGCCCGGTCAAGCTGGCCAACGGCGCCATCAACAAGGACGTCTTCGCTACCGGAGCAGGGCAGGTGGACCCGGCAAAGGTCCTCAGCCCGGGCCTGGTGTACGACGCCACCACCGAGGACTATCTGAAATTCGTTCAGGGCACGGGGATGGACCTCGGCATTGAGGGACTGGGCACCACGCAGCCGCGGGACATGAACGTCCCCTCGTTTGCACTGGGTAACCTGGCCGGCAAGATCGAGGTCACCCGGACGGTTACAGCGTTGACGCCGGGCCTTTACCGAGCCTCGGTCAACGTTCCCGGCGTCAACGTCAAGGTCACGCCGTCCGTGCTGAACTTTGGCGTTGTGGGCGAAAAGAAGACCTTCAAGGTGCAGTTCGAAAACAACAACGCTGCCCTGGGTAAGTTCGCCATGGGTTCGCTGAGTTGGCAGGGAGCCAACAAGACCGTCACCTCCCCGATTGCTGTCCGTCCGCAGTCCGTGATCGCGGATAAGGCCATGGCGTTCGCGGGAACGGGTCCCAACGGCTCAGCGGCCATCAACATCGTCTCCGGTACCAACGCACCTGTGGGAGTCACGGTAGATGGCCTGTCCAAGGCGGATTCCTCTGCCGTGGAACTGGTCCCCGGTCCCTTTGCCGGCGAGACCAACGCCTCGAACTTCGTCAAGAAGGTCACGGTGGGTGAGAACAGCGCGTTGGCCAAGTTCTCGGTCATTTCCTCCGACGAAGCGGCGGACTTCGACATGTTGGTCCTTACTCCGGCGGGGCAGCAGCTCCCGTCCGCGACGGCCTCGGCCAGCGAATCCGTGACGGTGCCCAACCCGGCACCGGGCGACTACTACGTTTTCGCCA
This window of the Arthrobacter sp. StoSoilB5 genome carries:
- a CDS encoding S8 family serine peptidase; translation: MKSQGKSFVRSGGLRKAAALAVGLPLLLSSVALPAQAAPSPETVSGNLAGVAKKNLDPSAYKDGRYMVVLAEKPAAIYDGGTPGLAPTKPEEGKKLDSGSVEVKEYQEHLQQAQQEVAQQENVTIERDFTTAVNGFSANLTADQAINLAKDPKVLMVAPDTQYAPDYSTTDFLKLSGPNGTWATQYGGQENAGKGTVVGVIDTGYTPSNPFFAGEPVGPLVGSPQVGVPYKTADGKIAMLKADGDTFIGECQPGTDTGGDYDGSACNSKVLSTHYFADAFLQTVAPENRAPEEVISPVDVDSHGTHTASTAAGNGNVDAVVDGRSFGITSGIAPAAKLSIYKVCWEDTDPTTGGCYGSASVDAIEQAILDGVDVLNYSISGSSTSTTDPVSLAFLSAASAGIFVATSAGNSGPTASTVNHGAPWLTTVAATSFSQELQGTVEFSDGSKFRGASIMNHEVSGAGVVLSTNAASGEGDAALCAPGSLDPAKIVGKVVVCNRGVVDRTAKSAEVLRGGGVGMILVNLTESSLDTDKHAVPTVHVNPPATQAIKDKVAANPAITVSLLNHDTTGLPLEAQPQIAGFSSRGPLLATDSDLLKPDVSAPGVAILAGVSPIGTGGDNFGFLSGTSMASPHVAGFGALILGKNPLWSPATVKSAMMTTAGPVKLANGAINKDVFATGAGQVDPAKVLSPGLVYDATTEDYLKFVQGTGMDLGIEGLGTTQPRDMNVPSFALGNLAGKIEVTRTVTALTPGLYRASVNVPGVNVKVTPSVLNFGVVGEKKTFKVQFENNNAALGKFAMGSLSWQGANKTVTSPIAVRPQSVIADKAMAFAGTGPNGSAAINIVSGTNAPVGVTVDGLSKADSSAVELVPGPFAGETNASNFVKKVTVGENSALAKFSVISSDEAADFDMLVLTPAGQQLPSATASASESVTVPNPAPGDYYVFANLYASPNNQPTKATVDAAVLGANEGNATVTPNPISLANGKTGTISLNWTNLTPGSYIGRLTFDGTSQPSFVTVVVSQSGAAIVPDNENPTKEKQDKKVRADEPTQSNNAS